Sequence from the Carboxydocella sporoproducens DSM 16521 genome:
CACCACCTGGTCAACCCCCAGGCTGGTGAAAACCCGGGTTAAGCCGGCTCCCGTTGCCACGGCCACCAGTCCCAGCTCCTTTTCTTCTTTAACAGGAGCGGCAGCTGGCTTGCTGGCTTCCTGCTGTTGCTTCTCCAGATACTGGTCTAACATGTTGGAGATTTTAATATTATGTAAGCTGCCGTATTGTACCGCAATTTCCAGGGCCTGACCAGGATGGTTGGTGTGGACATGGATTTTGGCTAGATCAGCCTCGCCCACCACCAGCAGGGAATCTCCCAGGGGGTCCAGTTTCCCCCGTAACAGGGCCAGAGGCAAATCCTGGCCTTTCAGAATAAATTCCGTACAATAGTGGTATTTGATATCCCCCAGGTCAGCTGGTAACTCATCTACTACTTCCACCATTTGAGGAGTGGCCTGGGCTTGCGCTGGTTTGGTCAGTACCCATTGTACATCCTGGTCCTGGAAGGATGCCAGCATGGCCCGCAAAAGGATAACCAGCCCCTGGCCACCGGCATCCACTACCCCTACCTGCCGCAAAATGGGCAGCAATTCCGGTGTCCGCTGTAATCCTTCTTCAGCAGCTACCACTGCTGCTTGCCATACTTCAATAGCGGAGCTAGCCTTGCGGACAGCCTTTTCCGCCCCCTGAGCCGCTTCGCGAATCACAGTCAGTATCGTGCCTTCAACCGGCTTTAGTACCCCTTTGTAAGCCGTATCGGCAGCGCCGCGGAAAGCAGCAGCCACCTCTTTCGGCCCCATTTCCTGTACCTGGTTCAGCTTCAAGGCAAATCCCCGCAAAATCTGGGAGAGGATCACGCCCGAGTTGCCGCGGGCTCCCATCAAAGAGCCCCGGGCCATAGCCTGGGCCACGGCGGGAATGGTATCCTCCCGAACCCGGGCCAGTTCCGCTACCGCTCCCTGCCAGGTCAGAGCCATATTGGTCCCGGTATCACCATCAGGAACGGGAAAAACATTTAATGCATCCACTTGCTCCCGCTGAGCCTGTAATACTTCACCTGCGGTTACAAAAGCCTTTCTCAGCTGACTGCCATCGATAGTCCTAGACACACCTGTTCCTCCTGCTCTAAATTAACTTTCCTGCAAACGTACTCCCTGGACTGTAACATTTACCTGGGCTACCCGCAGCCCGGTGGTGTTTTCCACCAGATACTTGACCCTTTCCTGAATATTATGGGCAACCTCGGAAATCTTTACCCCATACTGGACGATAATGTAGAGGTCAATGGATACTTCCTGTTCATCAGTGCGGGTGACATACACGCCCTTGTGAGCCTGGTCGCCGCGAAAAAGTTCGGCCAGGCCGTCAGTTATCTTGCGAGAAGCCATCCCAACCAGTCCATAACATTCCATGGCTGCATTGCCAGCTATAACAGCAATCACATCTTCACTGATCTGAATTTTTCCCAGCATATAAAAACCTCCTCCAGCACATCTTTTAATATTATAACCGCTAATTAATCACAAAAAAAGGGCCCACCTGCATGCGGGTCACCTGCTGCTTAATTACTGCTAACAATCTGGTTCAGTTCAGCCAGCAGTTTTTCTAAATCAACACCATGCATCTTCGCCCCGGCCGCAATGGATTCTGCAGTAGCACCCATACATTCAAGACAGTGCATTCCATACTTTTTAAAAATCTCTCTGGTTTGCGGATAGCGGGCTATCGTCTCAAAAATGGACATATCTCTGGTAATCACGGGACATCCCCCCTTAAAATTATATATTCAACGCAGCTTGCACATTTTCCTGCTTGCCAACTAAGAATGTTTCTGTTAGAATATAGAAGTGATTTTTGCGAGCGGTTGGCTGTAAAGGAGGTGGGTTGTAAAATGGCAAAGTGTGCAGTTTGCGGTAAAGGTCAAGTGGTAGGCATCCAGCTCAGCCACTCTCACATCCGGACCAAGCGGACCTGGTCTCCCAACCTGCAGCGGGTAAAAGCTCTGGTCAATGGCACTCCCAGGCGGATCATGGTTTGCACCCGGTGCCTGCGTTCCGGCAAGGTCCAGCGGGCCATCTAATTTAGCAAAAAAACCAGCGATAGCGCTGGTTTTTTTATTTTTCCTCCCTTTTATTCAATTCAAACATCAGCTGCTCCAGCTCTGCCTTGCTGAAATGATACTTTTCATTGCAAAAATGGCAGCGCAATTCTGCCCCACCCTCGGCAGCCATTTCTGCTAGCTCTTTCCAGCCCAGCGCAAGCAAAATGCCACTCATTCTTTCTCTGGAACAGCGGCAGGCAAAGCGCACTTCCTTGCGTTCCAGGATCTGAAAATCAAAGCCCTGTAAAGCCTGTTGCAACAAGTCCTCCGCCCTTGCTCCTTCGGCTACCTGGGAGGAAACCGGTGGGAGCTGGGCCAAATTGGCCTCCAGAGCGTTGATAACCTCCTCGGTCGCACCAGGCATCAGCTGCAGGAGAAAACCACCAGCAGCCTGCACATGGCCCTCTGGAGCCACCAGTACCCCCAGCGCCACGACAGAGGGGATCTGTTCCGATTTGGCAAAATAATGGGTCAGATCCTCGGCAATCTCCCCTGATACCAGAGGGGAAGTCCCGGTATAGGGCTCTTTCAGGCCCAGGTCACGGGTAAAGTAGAGCTGGCCCTGTCCCACCGCCCGGCCTACATCCAGTTTTCCGGGACCTTTGGGCGGTAAATCCACATGAGGCTCCTGGACATAGCCCCGCAAATTGCCTTCAGCATCTGCCTGAGTAATAATCCCACCAATGGGGCCATCACCAAAAATACGCAAGGTGACGGTTTCCTCATTTTTCAAAGTCGCTCCCAAGAGCGCCACTGCCATCAGACAGCGGCCCAGAGCCGCAGTAGCAGTAGGCCAGGTATCATGCCTTTGTCGTGCTTCTTCCACAGCCCGGGTTGCCGTCAGGGCCAGAGCCCGGATTTGCCCCCCGGCAGCTATCCCCCGGATCAACTCATTTTGCAT
This genomic interval carries:
- the rpmB gene encoding 50S ribosomal protein L28; this translates as MAKCAVCGKGQVVGIQLSHSHIRTKRTWSPNLQRVKALVNGTPRRIMVCTRCLRSGKVQRAI
- a CDS encoding DAK2 domain-containing protein, coding for MSRTIDGSQLRKAFVTAGEVLQAQREQVDALNVFPVPDGDTGTNMALTWQGAVAELARVREDTIPAVAQAMARGSLMGARGNSGVILSQILRGFALKLNQVQEMGPKEVAAAFRGAADTAYKGVLKPVEGTILTVIREAAQGAEKAVRKASSAIEVWQAAVVAAEEGLQRTPELLPILRQVGVVDAGGQGLVILLRAMLASFQDQDVQWVLTKPAQAQATPQMVEVVDELPADLGDIKYHYCTEFILKGQDLPLALLRGKLDPLGDSLLVVGEADLAKIHVHTNHPGQALEIAVQYGSLHNIKISNMLDQYLEKQQQEASKPAAAPVKEEKELGLVAVATGAGLTRVFTSLGVDQVVAGGQTNNPSTADLLAAVEAVPARTVLILPNNGNVIMAAEQVGQLTSKQVVVIPSRTIPQGLAALMQFDPGADLAANVEAMTAALGQVVSGEITYAVRDSQIDGLAIKAGDILGLIDDKVQVVGKTREEVFLNMLAHIVTEDHSLLTIFAGEGVGPEEQQEMLTRLQAAYPQLEIELHQGDQPVYAYVFGVE
- a CDS encoding DUF1858 domain-containing protein yields the protein MITRDMSIFETIARYPQTREIFKKYGMHCLECMGATAESIAAGAKMHGVDLEKLLAELNQIVSSN
- the hslO gene encoding Hsp33 family molecular chaperone HslO; translated protein: MQNELIRGIAAGGQIRALALTATRAVEEARQRHDTWPTATAALGRCLMAVALLGATLKNEETVTLRIFGDGPIGGIITQADAEGNLRGYVQEPHVDLPPKGPGKLDVGRAVGQGQLYFTRDLGLKEPYTGTSPLVSGEIAEDLTHYFAKSEQIPSVVALGVLVAPEGHVQAAGGFLLQLMPGATEEVINALEANLAQLPPVSSQVAEGARAEDLLQQALQGFDFQILERKEVRFACRCSRERMSGILLALGWKELAEMAAEGGAELRCHFCNEKYHFSKAELEQLMFELNKREEK
- a CDS encoding Asp23/Gls24 family envelope stress response protein, with amino-acid sequence MLGKIQISEDVIAVIAGNAAMECYGLVGMASRKITDGLAELFRGDQAHKGVYVTRTDEQEVSIDLYIIVQYGVKISEVAHNIQERVKYLVENTTGLRVAQVNVTVQGVRLQES